From Methanobrevibacter sp., a single genomic window includes:
- a CDS encoding ATP synthase subunit A, giving the protein MIIEGKIIKIAGPVIVADGMRGTQMYEMVRVGEQRLIGEIIELEGDTATIQVYEETAGIEPGQVVESTGGPLSVELGPGVMGSIFDGIQRPLELIKKESGDFIARGVDAPSISKEKKWTFKPVAKVGDKVKGGDVLGEVQETSAVLQKILVPPTIEGELKSLASEGEYTVLEDIATVATENGDEAIQMLQKWPVRKGRPYSEKLDPDVPLVTGQRAQDTFFSVAKGGAAAIPGPFGSGKTVTQQQLAKWADADIVIYIGCGERGNEMTEVLTEFPFLDDPKTGNPIMDRTVLIANTSNMPVAAREACVYTGITIAEYYRDQGYDVALMADSTSRWAEAMREISGRLEEMPGEEGYPAYLASRLAQFYERAGRVDTIGTEPKVASITVVGAVSPPGGDLSEPVTQNTLRICKVFWALDASLADRRHFPSIDWLQSYSLYVDSIQNWWQDNVAADWRAVRDEAMVLLQKESELQEIVQLVGPDALPEVDQATLETTRMLREDFLQQNAFDDVDTYCAPEKQYKMLQTILLFQKEAIAAVNRGVPIQKIVALPVKEDIAKMKYVPEDDFMAKVDQIQADITKQCSEA; this is encoded by the coding sequence ATGATTATTGAAGGAAAGATTATTAAAATTGCTGGGCCTGTTATTGTCGCAGATGGTATGAGAGGAACCCAGATGTATGAAATGGTAAGAGTAGGTGAACAAAGGCTCATCGGGGAAATTATTGAGCTCGAAGGTGACACCGCTACCATTCAAGTATATGAAGAGACCGCTGGTATCGAACCAGGTCAAGTTGTAGAAAGTACTGGAGGACCTTTATCCGTAGAATTAGGTCCTGGTGTAATGGGATCCATTTTTGATGGTATTCAAAGACCATTAGAATTAATTAAAAAAGAATCTGGAGACTTCATTGCAAGAGGTGTAGACGCACCATCCATTAGTAAAGAGAAAAAATGGACTTTCAAACCAGTAGCTAAAGTTGGAGATAAAGTAAAAGGTGGAGACGTTCTTGGTGAAGTACAAGAAACTTCTGCTGTATTACAAAAAATCCTTGTTCCACCTACTATTGAAGGTGAATTGAAAAGCTTAGCTTCTGAAGGTGAATACACTGTATTAGAAGATATTGCTACTGTTGCTACTGAAAATGGTGATGAAGCTATTCAAATGCTTCAAAAATGGCCTGTAAGAAAAGGTCGTCCATACAGTGAAAAATTAGACCCTGATGTTCCACTCGTAACTGGTCAAAGAGCACAAGATACCTTTTTCTCAGTTGCAAAAGGAGGAGCAGCAGCTATTCCTGGTCCATTCGGTTCAGGTAAAACTGTTACACAACAACAATTAGCAAAATGGGCAGATGCAGATATTGTTATCTACATTGGTTGTGGAGAACGTGGAAACGAAATGACCGAGGTACTTACTGAGTTCCCATTCCTTGACGACCCAAAAACCGGTAACCCAATTATGGATAGAACTGTTCTTATTGCAAACACATCCAACATGCCGGTAGCTGCTCGTGAAGCATGTGTATACACTGGAATTACCATTGCAGAATACTACCGTGACCAAGGTTACGACGTTGCACTTATGGCAGATTCAACCTCAAGATGGGCTGAAGCTATGAGGGAGATTTCAGGAAGACTTGAAGAGATGCCTGGGGAAGAAGGATACCCAGCATACTTAGCATCCAGACTCGCTCAATTCTACGAAAGAGCAGGAAGAGTAGATACTATTGGTACCGAACCAAAAGTAGCATCCATTACTGTAGTTGGTGCTGTATCACCTCCTGGTGGGGACTTATCCGAACCTGTTACTCAAAACACCTTACGTATCTGTAAAGTATTTTGGGCATTAGATGCATCCCTTGCGGACAGACGTCACTTCCCATCTATCGATTGGTTACAAAGTTATTCCTTATACGTAGACAGTATCCAAAACTGGTGGCAAGACAACGTTGCTGCAGATTGGAGAGCAGTTCGTGACGAAGCTATGGTTTTATTACAAAAAGAATCAGAACTTCAAGAGATTGTACAATTAGTAGGTCCTGATGCTTTACCAGAAGTGGACCAAGCTACATTAGAAACTACTCGTATGTTAAGAGAAGACTTCTTACAACAAAATGCGTTTGATGACGTAGATACTTACTGTGCTCCTGAAAAACAATACAAAATGTTACAAACTATTCTTTTATTCCAAAAAGAAGCTATTGCTGCAGTAAACAGAGGAGTACCTATCCAAAAAATCGTAGCATTGCCTGTTAAAGAAGATATTGCGAAAATGAAATATGTGCCAGAAGATGATTTCATGGCTAAAGTGGATCAAATTCAAGCAGATATTACCAAACAATGCAGTGAGGCTTAA
- a CDS encoding V-type ATP synthase subunit F, translating into MSSVGIIGDIDTVSGFRLGGVKKSAVVNNTEEAIEALDKFLEEDVSIIIITQVLANEMREHINRKIGSNVLPMIIEIPDKDGSSEGSSDQMADLIKRVIGVEMVK; encoded by the coding sequence ATGAGTTCAGTAGGAATTATTGGAGACATTGACACTGTTTCCGGATTTAGATTAGGTGGAGTTAAAAAGTCTGCTGTTGTCAACAACACAGAAGAAGCTATTGAAGCTCTTGATAAGTTTTTAGAAGAGGATGTTTCTATTATTATAATCACACAAGTATTAGCTAATGAAATGAGAGAACATATTAATAGAAAAATAGGTTCTAATGTATTGCCAATGATAATTGAAATACCTGATAAAGACGGGTCCTCTGAAGGATCATCTGATCAAATGGCAGATCTTATTAAAAGAGTTATTGGGGTAGAGATGGTTAAATGA
- a CDS encoding V-type ATP synthase subunit C translates to MADEIAALISSIGLTQETFLVLCIIAIVVVGAIVVIIATRPVLDIYPYLNPSARVRARKGRLFTEKQMTELVEANDVAEVENYLKGVPDYAETLDDYPLDKALDIQAAKTYDFIARLAPKEVKDPFVVMSKKTDVDNIKSLITAKEVGLTPEETKDLLIPGGHLYDDLSNLADADNVTDIVTALDGSEYATVLEDALPAYEDSGMILPLESALDKYYLKKLLKSTDVPSDENREIVYSFVGTKVDIANLKLIIRAKEDGLTYDMISPYMLEEGYQLREWKLKDLMESPDVTNVISGLEGTKYAEALSDAIAKYNETGNVAVFERALDEYLASHAKSLASKKPLGVGPIIGYVSQKETEIKNLKIIARAKREVGFPNSKIMEMLI, encoded by the coding sequence ATGGCTGATGAAATTGCTGCACTTATTAGTTCAATTGGGTTAACTCAAGAAACTTTCTTAGTTCTTTGTATTATCGCAATTGTTGTTGTAGGCGCTATTGTTGTGATTATTGCAACTAGACCAGTATTAGATATTTATCCTTATCTTAATCCAAGTGCTAGAGTAAGAGCGAGAAAAGGAAGACTTTTCACAGAAAAACAAATGACAGAACTCGTTGAAGCTAACGATGTTGCTGAAGTAGAAAACTATCTTAAAGGTGTTCCTGACTACGCTGAAACTTTAGATGATTATCCATTAGATAAAGCATTAGATATTCAAGCTGCTAAGACTTATGATTTCATTGCACGTCTTGCTCCTAAAGAAGTAAAAGACCCATTCGTTGTTATGTCTAAAAAAACTGATGTAGATAACATCAAATCACTCATCACTGCTAAAGAAGTAGGTCTTACCCCAGAAGAAACTAAAGATTTATTAATTCCTGGCGGTCATTTATACGACGATCTCTCTAATTTAGCAGATGCTGATAATGTTACTGATATTGTAACTGCTTTAGACGGTTCTGAATACGCTACTGTTTTAGAAGACGCTCTTCCAGCTTATGAAGATAGTGGTATGATTCTTCCATTGGAATCTGCTTTAGACAAATATTACTTGAAAAAATTACTCAAATCCACTGATGTTCCATCAGATGAAAATAGGGAAATTGTTTATTCCTTTGTAGGAACCAAGGTTGATATTGCTAACTTAAAATTAATCATAAGGGCTAAAGAAGATGGATTGACCTATGATATGATTAGCCCATACATGTTGGAAGAAGGTTATCAATTACGTGAATGGAAACTTAAAGATTTAATGGAATCACCAGATGTAACCAATGTAATTTCTGGTTTAGAAGGTACAAAATATGCTGAAGCTTTAAGTGATGCTATTGCTAAATATAATGAAACTGGCAATGTAGCTGTCTTTGAAAGAGCTTTAGATGAATATTTAGCTTCCCATGCTAAATCATTAGCTTCTAAAAAACCATTAGGTGTAGGTCCAATTATTGGATACGTAAGTCAAAAAGAAACTGAAATCAAAAACTTAAAAATTATTGCAAGAGCAAAAAGAGAAGTTGGATTCCCAAATTCTAAAATCATGGAGATGTTAATATGA
- a CDS encoding V-type proton ATPase subunit E produces MSSGTDKIVSSIMSEAQDKADKIIQDAQAEVDKINAKATKDADAEKNKILENGKKQSDMRYQQIISEAKMNARRAELEAKEDVIEAAFNKATEELSQKASSNDAQYTESLINMIKEAAIEIGGGELIVKVKDSDKGTVSGKLSAIAMDVTNDTGVQTTLTLGEPIDVIGGAVLITANGDIEVNNTIESRLDRNKKILRSEVASVLFNL; encoded by the coding sequence ATGAGCTCAGGCACTGATAAAATTGTTTCAAGCATTATGTCTGAAGCCCAGGATAAAGCTGATAAAATCATTCAAGATGCACAAGCAGAAGTAGACAAAATAAATGCTAAAGCTACTAAAGATGCTGATGCTGAAAAGAATAAAATTTTAGAAAACGGTAAAAAACAATCTGATATGAGATATCAGCAAATTATTTCCGAAGCTAAGATGAATGCTCGTAGAGCTGAATTAGAAGCTAAAGAAGACGTAATTGAAGCTGCTTTCAACAAAGCAACTGAAGAATTATCTCAAAAAGCTTCATCAAATGATGCTCAATACACAGAATCTTTAATTAACATGATTAAAGAAGCAGCTATCGAAATCGGTGGTGGAGAATTAATCGTAAAAGTAAAAGATTCTGACAAAGGTACAGTTAGTGGTAAATTAAGCGCAATAGCTATGGATGTAACCAATGACACTGGTGTTCAAACCACCTTAACTTTAGGTGAACCAATCGACGTTATTGGTGGAGCTGTGCTTATTACTGCAAATGGAGATATAGAAGTTAACAACACTATTGAATCTAGATTAGATAGAAACAAAAAAATATTACGTAGTGAAGTAGCTAGTGTTTTATTTAATCTTTAG
- a CDS encoding V-type ATP synthase subunit K (produces ATP from ADP in the presence of a proton gradient across the membrane; the K subunit is a nonenzymatic component which binds the dimeric form by interacting with the G and E subunits) codes for MVEIALGTALAAIGAGVAIGFAGLGSGLGQGMAAAGSVGAVAEDNDMFARGIIFSALPETQAIYGFLIAILLLVFSGLLGGGAGLSTAAGIVAIGVGASIGFAGLGSGMGQGMAASSSVGAIVEDNDMFARGIIFSALPETQAIYGFLIAILLMVFGGILG; via the coding sequence ATGGTAGAAATCGCTTTAGGAACTGCTCTTGCAGCTATTGGTGCTGGAGTAGCAATTGGTTTTGCTGGATTAGGTTCTGGTTTAGGTCAAGGTATGGCAGCAGCAGGTTCTGTAGGTGCTGTTGCAGAAGATAATGACATGTTTGCTAGAGGTATTATTTTCTCTGCATTACCAGAGACTCAGGCTATTTACGGATTCTTGATCGCAATCTTATTATTAGTATTCTCTGGATTACTCGGAGGAGGAGCTGGATTATCCACAGCTGCAGGTATTGTAGCTATTGGTGTAGGTGCTTCTATTGGTTTCGCAGGTTTAGGTTCCGGTATGGGACAAGGTATGGCTGCATCCTCATCTGTAGGAGCAATTGTAGAAGATAACGATATGTTTGCTAGAGGTATTATTTTCTCTGCATTACCAGAGACTCAGGCTATTTATGGATTCTTGATTGCTATCTTACTTATGGTATTCGGTGGAATCTTAGGTTAG
- a CDS encoding V-type ATP synthase subunit I: MFKTARMRKIKIVTLDKYVADTVDALHEQGLIQISDISDSIQQDPQLAELVTPSKATEYTGKLSSLLMKTSGISELLGNSLSEGHGLKDKLMSFISPDIPVPKEVPNVDTETVIKNAEDKLNQVEAQTKVVEGKIAALDAETSELQSNKSLANRLKNLDINLALLKGSKYTSITIGRINVESSSEIEKELSKLTDELDIFTVADDNKTTEIIIVVTLKEYNDEVYATLRKYDFEKFEVGNVDGTPQQIISSADSRLQTIASERNSVKQELKAIAEKWDDDILALKEQLENEKEKNDIFSAFVKTKDTYMLEAWVPAKDVDEVEQLVEKSSDGHCVLEVIEVEGTDDEDVPVLQNNPNYAKPYEFLVDMYSPVRYNEIDPTIFVAIMFPFFFGFCLTDAVYGIIVSLIGVVLLRGMGKVKKSMNAFGKILIMSGLWAVILGLVTNGFIGDFPERILGIRLPTVIPAIEAFKHPDTILIIAIVIGVIYTNIGFILGAIDNLRYGNKKEAIGSQLCWFVLEAGVVLLALGYLMPAIGIIGMALGGVLIVACIGMLVYANGAYGVMDIFGFMGDILSYARLLALCLATGGIAMTVNILAQMCNNMVPFIGILVAIFIFVFGHIANFMFQVLGAFINALRLNYVEFFSQFFMSGKNKFEAFKASRVFTKIKN, from the coding sequence ATGTTTAAGACAGCTAGAATGCGTAAAATCAAAATCGTTACTCTCGATAAATATGTTGCTGATACTGTTGATGCTCTTCATGAACAAGGGCTTATACAAATTAGTGACATCTCTGATAGCATTCAGCAAGATCCTCAATTGGCTGAGTTAGTAACTCCTTCAAAAGCTACTGAATACACTGGTAAATTATCTTCACTTTTGATGAAAACTAGTGGAATATCTGAATTATTAGGAAATTCATTATCAGAAGGCCATGGGTTGAAAGACAAGTTAATGTCTTTTATTAGTCCAGATATTCCAGTTCCGAAAGAAGTCCCAAATGTGGATACTGAAACTGTAATCAAAAATGCTGAAGATAAGCTAAATCAAGTGGAAGCTCAAACAAAAGTTGTTGAAGGCAAGATTGCTGCTCTTGATGCTGAAACTAGTGAACTACAATCTAACAAAAGCTTGGCTAATAGGCTTAAAAATTTAGACATAAATTTAGCGCTTTTAAAAGGTTCAAAGTACACTTCCATTACTATTGGTAGGATTAATGTTGAATCATCTTCAGAAATCGAAAAAGAGTTAAGTAAACTGACTGATGAATTAGATATATTTACAGTTGCTGATGATAATAAAACTACAGAGATTATTATTGTGGTGACTTTAAAAGAATATAATGACGAAGTTTATGCTACACTTCGTAAATATGACTTTGAGAAATTTGAAGTAGGAAATGTTGATGGAACTCCACAACAGATTATTTCAAGTGCTGATTCAAGATTACAAACCATCGCTTCCGAACGTAATTCTGTAAAGCAAGAATTAAAAGCAATTGCAGAAAAATGGGATGACGATATATTAGCTCTCAAAGAACAATTAGAAAACGAAAAAGAAAAGAATGATATATTTTCTGCTTTTGTCAAAACTAAAGACACTTACATGCTTGAGGCTTGGGTCCCTGCAAAAGATGTTGATGAAGTAGAGCAATTGGTAGAAAAAAGTTCTGATGGACACTGTGTCTTAGAAGTAATAGAAGTAGAAGGCACTGATGATGAAGATGTACCGGTTTTACAAAACAACCCGAATTATGCAAAACCATACGAATTCCTCGTCGATATGTATTCTCCAGTAAGATACAATGAAATTGATCCAACTATATTTGTTGCAATTATGTTCCCATTCTTCTTTGGGTTCTGTTTAACCGATGCTGTTTACGGAATTATTGTATCTCTTATAGGAGTTGTTTTATTACGTGGTATGGGTAAAGTTAAAAAATCCATGAATGCATTTGGTAAAATCCTTATTATGTCCGGTTTATGGGCTGTAATATTAGGTCTTGTAACTAATGGGTTTATTGGAGATTTCCCAGAAAGAATTTTAGGTATTCGTTTACCTACTGTTATTCCAGCTATTGAAGCATTCAAACATCCAGATACTATTTTGATAATAGCTATTGTTATTGGTGTAATTTACACTAACATTGGTTTCATATTAGGTGCAATTGACAACTTAAGATATGGAAACAAAAAAGAGGCTATTGGTTCTCAACTTTGTTGGTTCGTATTAGAAGCTGGTGTTGTTTTATTAGCTTTAGGATACTTAATGCCTGCTATTGGTATAATAGGTATGGCTCTTGGTGGAGTTTTAATTGTTGCATGTATTGGAATGTTAGTATATGCTAATGGTGCATATGGAGTTATGGATATTTTCGGATTTATGGGAGATATATTGTCATACGCTCGTCTTTTAGCTTTATGTTTAGCTACTGGTGGTATTGCAATGACAGTAAACATCTTAGCACAAATGTGTAATAATATGGTTCCATTTATCGGAATTCTTGTAGCAATATTCATATTTGTATTTGGACACATTGCAAATTTCATGTTCCAAGTATTAGGTGCATTTATTAACGCTTTACGTTTAAACTACGTAGAATTCTTCTCACAATTCTTTATGAGTGGAAAAAACAAATTCGAAGCTTTCAAAGCTAGTAGAGTATTTACTAAAATCAAAAATTAA
- a CDS encoding V-type ATP synthase subunit H produces MAEISEAIAMIKKAEDEADQLILDSEFKAKEMIDESKVNADNTIAKAKEEASEEAKKTVFDAEDKAKSEAKSIADDAEGNLNSLKSKAMQNVDEAASIIVKNIL; encoded by the coding sequence ATGGCAGAGATATCAGAAGCTATCGCAATGATAAAAAAAGCTGAAGATGAAGCTGATCAACTTATTCTTGATTCCGAGTTCAAAGCAAAAGAAATGATTGACGAATCAAAAGTAAACGCCGACAATACTATTGCAAAGGCTAAAGAAGAAGCTTCAGAAGAGGCTAAAAAAACTGTTTTTGATGCAGAAGACAAAGCGAAAAGTGAGGCAAAATCTATTGCAGATGATGCTGAAGGAAATTTAAACTCCTTAAAAAGCAAAGCTATGCAAAATGTAGATGAAGCTGCTTCAATTATTGTCAAAAATATTTTGTAG
- a CDS encoding nitroreductase family protein, with product MDFDKVINERYSVRGYLDKEVSEEDLNYVLEAATIAPTGVNNQPFKVYVIDAKKNKDVLNEIYSPDWFTQAPIVLAVVGLKDKAWTRKYDDYNIVDIDATIVMDHMILAATNRGLGTCYIGAFKPEKAREFLDLDDNEVPVLFTPLGYPDAEPRDTPRKSIDEFTVYI from the coding sequence ATGGATTTTGATAAAGTTATTAATGAAAGGTATAGTGTAAGAGGTTATTTGGATAAGGAAGTAAGTGAAGAGGATTTAAATTATGTTTTGGAAGCGGCTACAATAGCTCCAACTGGCGTTAACAACCAGCCTTTTAAAGTTTATGTGATTGATGCTAAAAAGAATAAGGATGTTCTTAATGAAATCTATTCTCCTGACTGGTTTACACAGGCTCCTATTGTTTTGGCGGTTGTAGGACTTAAGGATAAGGCTTGGACACGTAAGTATGATGATTACAATATAGTTGACATCGATGCAACTATTGTTATGGATCATATGATTCTTGCAGCTACTAACAGAGGTCTTGGAACTTGTTATATTGGTGCATTCAAGCCAGAAAAAGCAAGAGAATTTTTAGATTTGGATGATAATGAAGTTCCTGTTTTATTCACTCCATTAGGATATCCTGATGCAGAACCAAGAGACACTCCAAGAAAATCCATTGATGAGTTTACTGTATATATCTAG
- a CDS encoding citryl-CoA lyase, whose translation MNENNFKVNEHSLKTAISKVEPNKIVTRGYNQEDLIEKIRYSDMVFLLLRGRLPTLREGKLFNHILVSFCDHGATPPSTQTARLITSSGSPMNSAVAGALLSFGHKHAGAIQKTMDLYQSAINSIQLIGDSDIDNKQIVSLAIDIYNRYSSNKKKIPGFGHRYHDTDPRARKLMDLAIKEGMVGNHTKLALSLQDLLKSNKDISLNVDGANAALLSDLGFTSDLGLGVFIIGRIPGIIAHIHEENMTQDEFRKFCDIDDIVYTDIRRE comes from the coding sequence ATGAATGAAAATAATTTTAAGGTAAATGAACATTCATTAAAAACGGCTATTTCAAAAGTAGAGCCTAATAAAATCGTTACAAGAGGATATAATCAAGAGGATCTAATTGAAAAGATCAGATACTCAGATATGGTATTTTTGCTTTTGAGAGGAAGATTGCCAACACTTAGAGAAGGAAAACTGTTTAATCATATTTTGGTTTCTTTCTGCGATCATGGTGCAACACCTCCAAGCACTCAAACAGCTCGTCTGATTACTTCTTCAGGTTCTCCGATGAATTCTGCAGTAGCTGGAGCATTATTGTCCTTTGGACACAAGCACGCAGGAGCTATTCAAAAAACAATGGATTTATATCAATCAGCTATAAATTCAATTCAGTTGATTGGGGATTCTGACATAGACAATAAGCAGATTGTTAGTTTAGCTATTGATATTTATAATAGATATTCAAGCAATAAAAAGAAAATACCTGGTTTTGGCCACCGATATCATGATACTGATCCAAGAGCTCGTAAGCTTATGGATTTGGCTATTAAGGAAGGAATGGTTGGTAATCATACAAAATTGGCATTATCTCTCCAGGATTTGTTAAAATCAAATAAAGATATAAGCTTGAATGTTGATGGTGCAAATGCAGCTTTGCTGTCTGATTTGGGATTTACCAGCGATTTGGGATTGGGTGTTTTTATCATTGGAAGGATTCCTGGAATAATTGCCCATATTCATGAAGAAAACATGACTCAGGATGAATTTAGAAAATTCTGTGACATTGATGATATTGTTTATACTGATATAAGGAGGGAATAA
- a CDS encoding cation diffusion facilitator family transporter: protein MESKTLISLDKFILLVLNEEPSSLDDIDSKLVLFISSIWYQQWDSKNKSLLNTIFDNISRIRYHIKNLFKRHSKKSAVFKDGFIDTKKECDLLIDDGLVDFKNGKYYLTENGIVEASNIKNSLVHKAKLINNQFFEITQAERNNTIINFLLAVLKLGGGYFSGCVSLISDGYDAISDTISAFFVWVGLKYDYQKLTNLLVIVMLFVAGFSALYESGGKLYRIIFATATPATHIGLVVVIEFIAIMVALFLFTYERHIGRFQNNLTLISQSVDAKNHILIGSVVIIGALFSLVGIHWIDAIIGLYIGIQIIRDSIDLLKEFKHEVQDGNVDYSRYKTLFGNYMNLNHNENLVTWILYRAMHDYVEKEELVDSYHDLIDNNYCPLISELGISIKHDVDYDYVFNHLIDAEAIIVKDNSFKTSKKGVNYLDKILSSFSNYDANILDFFILKLSDE, encoded by the coding sequence ATGGAATCCAAAACTTTAATTTCATTAGATAAATTCATATTGTTAGTTTTAAACGAAGAACCTTCATCCTTAGATGATATTGATAGTAAGTTGGTACTTTTCATATCATCAATTTGGTATCAACAATGGGATAGCAAAAATAAATCTTTATTAAACACAATTTTTGATAATATCTCCAGAATAAGGTATCATATAAAAAATCTCTTTAAAAGACATTCCAAAAAATCAGCCGTGTTTAAAGATGGCTTTATCGATACAAAAAAAGAATGTGATTTGTTAATTGATGATGGTCTTGTAGACTTTAAAAACGGAAAATATTATTTGACTGAAAATGGGATTGTGGAAGCAAGCAACATCAAAAATTCTCTTGTTCACAAGGCAAAATTAATTAACAATCAATTTTTTGAAATTACTCAAGCAGAACGTAACAATACAATAATCAACTTTTTACTGGCTGTTCTAAAATTGGGTGGAGGATATTTTTCAGGTTGTGTTTCTCTAATATCAGATGGTTATGATGCAATTTCAGATACCATTTCCGCTTTTTTTGTTTGGGTTGGTCTTAAATATGACTATCAGAAGTTAACCAACCTTTTGGTTATAGTGATGCTTTTTGTAGCAGGATTCAGCGCATTATATGAATCTGGAGGTAAATTATATAGGATTATATTCGCAACAGCCACTCCTGCAACACATATCGGTTTGGTTGTTGTAATCGAATTCATTGCTATTATGGTAGCTCTATTCCTATTTACTTATGAAAGGCACATAGGTCGTTTTCAGAATAATTTAACATTGATTTCTCAGTCAGTCGATGCTAAAAATCATATTTTGATAGGTTCTGTTGTTATTATAGGAGCATTATTCTCATTAGTTGGAATCCATTGGATTGATGCAATAATAGGTCTTTACATTGGTATTCAAATTATAAGGGATTCAATTGATTTATTAAAAGAGTTTAAACATGAAGTTCAAGACGGAAATGTTGACTATAGCAGATATAAAACACTTTTTGGAAACTACATGAATTTGAATCATAATGAAAATCTCGTCACATGGATTTTATATAGGGCCATGCACGATTATGTTGAAAAGGAGGAATTGGTGGATTCTTATCATGATTTAATAGATAACAACTATTGTCCTTTAATTTCTGAATTGGGCATTTCCATTAAGCATGATGTGGATTATGATTATGTTTTCAATCATTTAATTGATGCGGAAGCAATAATTGTGAAAGACAATTCTTTTAAAACATCTAAAAAAGGGGTTAATTACTTGGATAAAATTTTGTCATCATTTTCTAATTATGATGCAAACATTTTGGATTTTTTTATTTTAAAACTATCTGATGAGTAA
- a CDS encoding fumarate hydratase: MDIVNEISNAIIEASVNFPKDRERALNNAIKNEDNENAIWVLNQLLENYKVGNKQKLPLCDDTGIPHVILEVGSEREITGELLNNIYGGIELGLNNLPARPMAVKGNDKERLSQSKGLFERPGKMKPAPFIIDTENDFSSYGHEIDSDTLNIHFILEGGGPEIRGKTYRVFHKRSYLNVLETAIDWLGDSLEKLGCTPSIPAIGIGRTHFEASTLLLKSIAYGNLDNQSEFEEFVSNKLNQLDIGPMGLGGKTTVLGSFVNVGNQRASGVRIVSIRPSCCVEPRVAKLALK, encoded by the coding sequence ATGGATATTGTAAATGAAATATCAAATGCAATTATTGAAGCCAGCGTCAATTTTCCTAAAGACCGTGAAAGGGCATTAAATAATGCCATTAAAAATGAAGATAATGAAAACGCAATTTGGGTTTTAAATCAGCTTTTAGAAAACTATAAAGTTGGAAATAAACAAAAGCTTCCTCTCTGTGATGATACTGGAATTCCTCATGTTATCTTGGAAGTGGGCAGTGAAAGGGAAATTACTGGAGAATTATTGAATAATATATATGGGGGCATTGAATTGGGTTTAAACAATCTTCCTGCAAGGCCAATGGCTGTTAAGGGAAATGATAAGGAAAGGTTATCTCAAAGTAAGGGTTTATTTGAAAGACCTGGAAAAATGAAACCTGCTCCATTCATCATAGATACTGAAAACGATTTTTCAAGTTATGGTCATGAAATAGATTCGGATACATTAAACATTCATTTTATATTGGAAGGAGGGGGCCCTGAAATTCGTGGAAAAACATATAGGGTATTTCATAAAAGGTCTTATTTGAATGTCCTTGAAACAGCCATTGATTGGTTAGGGGACTCTCTTGAAAAATTGGGATGCACGCCTTCAATTCCAGCTATTGGAATAGGACGAACTCATTTTGAAGCTTCCACTTTGCTTTTAAAGTCAATTGCTTATGGTAATTTGGATAATCAATCAGAATTTGAAGAATTCGTATCTAACAAACTAAATCAATTAGATATTGGTCCCATGGGTCTTGGTGGAAAAACTACTGTTTTGGGATCTTTTGTAAATGTGGGAAATCAAAGGGCCAGCGGCGTAAGAATCGTGTCAATAAGGCCTTCTTGTTGTGTTGAACCAAGAGTTGCTAAATTAGCTTTAAAGTGA